Genomic DNA from Chanos chanos chromosome 6, fChaCha1.1, whole genome shotgun sequence:
GTTATTTAGATGAAAtacattctgtctttttacctCAGCGGTAGAGCTGCGTAGAGTGTAGCAAAGTCCCTTAGCAGTTCCCCTTAGTGTACCGCGGTGAAAACCGTGAGCTGTCACTTACACCCTCCTCCCtaccctctctcttgctcacacacagctcatccTTAACATATCATTAGCAACAGCTGCTAACTAGCTGTTCACGTATTTAATGGACATCCAGGTGTCATCATTCCGAATCGCACACAACTTTGTGAGTGAGAAGAATGGGATTCATCGGGGAGCGGAGTTGTCTGTTTTACTCACCTTGTGAATGAAGCGCAAAAGTAGGTCACCATAGTTTCAGGAGGAAAACTTCTATTGCCGATAGcccttttgtgtgtgagggtataAACTACTGTTATTTATCAGTAACACAGCCCTTGTCTTGATCTCTTCAACGGTAATGAGAAAGGTAAGTGGTTACAACCTATACTGCTCAGAATATTACTACTTTCCCGTGGAGAGGGCTTCTGGTTATTTATTAGTTATGTGGATGTgaaagtttatttaaataaaaaaagaaacgacaATTTTACCACATTTTATTTTCCCAAATCGTATTATACCATGGAAAACTTGGACGTGGCCCAGGTTTCAGTACCATATTTTTCAGGTGAAGGTGGCCGTGTATAGCACGCAGTTGAGAAATATGGTGTTCATGCGAGAACGCGGGCTGGAATACGTTTTCCTGCCGCTCACAATATGAGCAGGTGCCGCGTAGTTTGCTTTTCCTCGCCAAGCAGATGTAACACGGTACTTTGCCACCTCCAACTGCGCGCCTATCGACAGCAGCAAGATTGATGTGCCGCGCTATAATAGTTGGGCAGCGGCGCTCAGGTATCGATCTTACCATCTCCCAGGATTCTCTTCACAACATGGCCGAGCCCTGCCGCACTCGAGACTGTGATTAAAGGTGACGGcggggaaaataaataaagagatagATGAATAAgtacataaatgaatgaaattggaTGTCTGTCAGAGTCATGAGTAATGACGTTGTGTCTAAGGATGCTGGGATAAAGAACAGAAGGAAGGTGGGATTGTATTGGATGTTTGGCAAATAAAGGAGGAGATGATGGGCGGGGCAGCTGTAGCTAGCTTGAATTATTGTGAGGTGCGAGGTGAGGCAAAAGGAATGTCTCATCATTCTGGCTGAGAGCGTAGTGTCAACAGTAATTGGTAAAGGCACGTCAATACACATTCGATCAAAACTTAAAGTTCTGGACAGCTGTTTTGTCACCATAAACCTTTGAAAGTGGTATCTTTGAACACTCACAGCTGTACACCATCAAACACTCATGTTAAAATCAATAATATAATTCAGGACTTCACGCAGAGCAAAAATGAGattcatataaatataatatatgaTTAGAACTATTGATCCAATATCTCTCATCATTTTTTGGTGAGCCGTGCTCAGTTATTGAGGTGTACTGAACAATGCTAATGGAATCTCTGCtattatctttctttctttctttctttcccctaaACATATTTAGTTTTCTGAATTGCATTGTCCCTGTCCAGATGCTTAAATGATCTCCGCTCAGCATATATCACAAGAGATCAATACACTACACATCTAAGTGCCATTACCTGACCTCAGTCAGATGTCATACAATTTAGCTTTGCTCTCCAACGTAATGAACTGCCTTCATGTAAACCCTGACCTTGAACATATGTGTATGCTAGTTTCCATTTCATGTGgtaatgtgtttgtctgtgcttgtaGGCAGCTCTAGGcgtgtctctctgttcctggCAAGTGTTGGTGGCTATGGTGATGAGATGGGCTCTGGCTCTTGGCTGGGCTTTGAGTCTGGAGGAGTGGGCGGCTGGCTATACGCCCTGTTGTGCGTGTGCCTGAGGATGCAGGTTGGTGCCCAATGCCCTGAAGGCTGTCACTGCGCTTGGGAGAGTCACACCGTGCTGTGCGCTGATGCTGGCCTTCACGAGGTCCCGAGGGATTTGCCCACCGACACTGTCTCACTTCACTTGGAGCGCAACTTCATCCGCTCGTTGCCCGAAGACGCTTTCCAGGACCTGCTGCATCTGCGTGACCTCCACCTCTCTCACAACCGCATCAACTCGCTGGCATCGGGGGCCCTGCGTCATCTGAGCACCGAGCTACGGCTCCTGGACCTCTCTCACAACCAGCTACGGCAGGCGACCCGTCAGGAGTTCGGCTCCACACGTGCCAAGACACGCCTGTACCACAACCCCTGGCACTGCGACTGTGCCCTGCAGGAGCTGATGGAGACGCTAAACCTGGAGCCAGAAACTGTGAACGGTATTGTGTGTGAGACCTCAGCGCGTGGGGCTGGCATTGCCGAGGGCAGCCGCTGGGAGGACCCGGGGAGCTCCAGCGACCATGTCGGCCAGCCGCTGGTGAAGCTTCTAGACTCCGGCGTGAACTTCTGCAGTCTACAGCGTAAGACCACCGACGTAGCCATGCTGGTGaccatgtttgtgtggtttttcaTGGTCATTGTCTATGTGGTCTATTATGTTCGGCAGAACCAGGCGGAGGCCAGGAGGCATTTGGAGTACCTCAAGAGCCTGCCCAGCCCACGCAAGGCACCCACAGAGACTGACACACTCAGCACTGGCTTATGATGGCAGAGCTGACACATTACAACATTCACATGTTGTTAAGACACTGTGAGAACTGTATGAAGTGCTGCGGATGggtagagtgatggtttttttcttcctctctgagtGAAAACGTATTGATTATAGGTCTGGGGCTGCCAGACACTATCTTATTCCGCTCTGCCTTCAGTGTC
This window encodes:
- the LOC115815262 gene encoding leucine-rich repeat-containing protein 3-like, with protein sequence MGSGSWLGFESGGVGGWLYALLCVCLRMQVGAQCPEGCHCAWESHTVLCADAGLHEVPRDLPTDTVSLHLERNFIRSLPEDAFQDLLHLRDLHLSHNRINSLASGALRHLSTELRLLDLSHNQLRQATRQEFGSTRAKTRLYHNPWHCDCALQELMETLNLEPETVNGIVCETSARGAGIAEGSRWEDPGSSSDHVGQPLVKLLDSGVNFCSLQRKTTDVAMLVTMFVWFFMVIVYVVYYVRQNQAEARRHLEYLKSLPSPRKAPTETDTLSTGL